A single genomic interval of Lathyrus oleraceus cultivar Zhongwan6 chromosome 7, CAAS_Psat_ZW6_1.0, whole genome shotgun sequence harbors:
- the LOC127106655 gene encoding ribonuclease 1 isoform X2, protein MNSPLVIILLMLFHIVALVVSDPKAMLSPPSPPPYHADESTIFPTSIPYQSQSSPSHLDKNLPAANLDKKKKPPLNPPKKSPSPPYRRPPPPPPRSAKPFDFLMLAERWPETYCIIMNQACRKITPSKFVIHGLWPNNDGPISSQPRGCDNSSEPSFSKELQKEWPSLRSYQNTSLADTTLWLNQWKDHGTCSLMTPEKYFEETLKIHKRTNLKFTLIKAGLPPNARRPYMTTEIFDAIKRRIGFNPQIQCIKIGNKFYLQEIRLCLDKSTQHNYIDCPKTYVDCGSNVYFPEKE, encoded by the exons ATGAATTCTCCATTAGTGATCATTCTTCTGATGCTCTTTCACATTGTTGCATTGGTAGTTTCTGACCCCAAAGCCATGCTTTCCCCACCTTCACCTCCTCCATACCATGCTGATGAATCTACCATATTTCCAACATCTATACCCTACCAATCTCAATCTTCACCTTCACACCTTGATAAAAATCTACCTGCTGCAAACCTTGATAAAAAGAAAAAACCTCCATTGAATCCACCAAAAAAGTCTCCATCACCTCCATACCGACGACCACCACCGCCGCCACCTCGTTCTGCAAAGCCATTTGACTTTCTTATGTTGGCGGAAAGATGGCCAGAAACTTACTGCATCATTATGAACCAAGCTTGTAGAAAAATTACACCATCAAAATTTGTAATTCACGGCCTCTGGCCAAACAACGACGGTCCAATTTCTTCTCAGCCGCGTGGTTGTGATAACTCAAGTGAACCAAGTTTTTCA AAAGAACTACAAAAGGAGTGGCCATCTTTGAGATCTTATCAGAATACTTCACTTGCGGATACTACCCTCTGGTTGAATCAATGGAAAGATCATGGAACTTGCAGCTTAATGACTCCAGAGAAATATTTCGAGGAGACACTCAAAATTCACAAGAGAACTAATTTAAAGTTCACCCTTATCAAAGCAGGTCTTCCTCCAAATGCTAGAAGACCTTACATGACAACTGAAATTTTTGATGCCATCAAGAGACGTATTGGATTTAACCCTCAAATTCAATGTATTAAAATTGGGAACAAATTCTATTTGCAAGAAATAAGACTGTGTTTGGACAAAAGCACTCAACACAATTACATTGATTGTCCTAAAACATATGTAGATTGTGGAAGTAATGTATACTTTCCTGAAAAAGAATAA
- the LOC127106655 gene encoding ribonuclease 1 isoform X1 produces MNSPLVIILLMLFHIVALVVSDPKAMLSPPSPPPYHADESTIFPTSIPYQSQSSPSHLDKNLPAANLDKKKKPPLNPPKKSPSPPYRRPPPPPPRSAKPFDFLMLAERWPETYCIIMNQACRKITPSKFVIHGLWPNNDGPISSQPRGCDNSSEPSFSFAFQKELQKEWPSLRSYQNTSLADTTLWLNQWKDHGTCSLMTPEKYFEETLKIHKRTNLKFTLIKAGLPPNARRPYMTTEIFDAIKRRIGFNPQIQCIKIGNKFYLQEIRLCLDKSTQHNYIDCPKTYVDCGSNVYFPEKE; encoded by the exons ATGAATTCTCCATTAGTGATCATTCTTCTGATGCTCTTTCACATTGTTGCATTGGTAGTTTCTGACCCCAAAGCCATGCTTTCCCCACCTTCACCTCCTCCATACCATGCTGATGAATCTACCATATTTCCAACATCTATACCCTACCAATCTCAATCTTCACCTTCACACCTTGATAAAAATCTACCTGCTGCAAACCTTGATAAAAAGAAAAAACCTCCATTGAATCCACCAAAAAAGTCTCCATCACCTCCATACCGACGACCACCACCGCCGCCACCTCGTTCTGCAAAGCCATTTGACTTTCTTATGTTGGCGGAAAGATGGCCAGAAACTTACTGCATCATTATGAACCAAGCTTGTAGAAAAATTACACCATCAAAATTTGTAATTCACGGCCTCTGGCCAAACAACGACGGTCCAATTTCTTCTCAGCCGCGTGGTTGTGATAACTCAAGTGAACCAAGTTTTTCA TTTGCATTTCAGAAAGAACTACAAAAGGAGTGGCCATCTTTGAGATCTTATCAGAATACTTCACTTGCGGATACTACCCTCTGGTTGAATCAATGGAAAGATCATGGAACTTGCAGCTTAATGACTCCAGAGAAATATTTCGAGGAGACACTCAAAATTCACAAGAGAACTAATTTAAAGTTCACCCTTATCAAAGCAGGTCTTCCTCCAAATGCTAGAAGACCTTACATGACAACTGAAATTTTTGATGCCATCAAGAGACGTATTGGATTTAACCCTCAAATTCAATGTATTAAAATTGGGAACAAATTCTATTTGCAAGAAATAAGACTGTGTTTGGACAAAAGCACTCAACACAATTACATTGATTGTCCTAAAACATATGTAGATTGTGGAAGTAATGTATACTTTCCTGAAAAAGAATAA